A region of Solibacillus isronensis DNA encodes the following proteins:
- a CDS encoding 5' nucleotidase, NT5C type: MKFGFDIDDTLIDLRRHAFHLYNKKLNKTIGEDIFDTIPTVEIHAPFGLTNEEGSQMWKDTMEEIYFTDCPSFEGAKEVLNALADEGHEIYYITSRPKGYCEQTRAWVKAQGFPVVEERFYCGMADHEKIDIIKSLELDVYVDDKPAVLNTLAGSTTKVIVKNQSYNQAVDYTRLTSWNEFNKLIGYALV, translated from the coding sequence ATGAAATTTGGTTTTGATATTGATGATACGTTAATCGATTTACGTCGACATGCATTTCATTTATATAATAAGAAATTGAACAAGACGATTGGCGAAGATATTTTCGATACAATCCCGACTGTTGAAATTCACGCACCATTTGGATTAACAAACGAAGAAGGCAGCCAGATGTGGAAAGATACGATGGAAGAAATCTATTTCACGGACTGTCCAAGCTTTGAAGGGGCTAAGGAAGTTTTAAATGCTTTGGCAGATGAAGGACATGAAATTTATTATATAACGTCTCGTCCGAAAGGGTATTGTGAACAGACCCGTGCATGGGTAAAAGCACAAGGATTCCCGGTGGTTGAGGAGCGTTTTTACTGCGGGATGGCAGACCATGAGAAAATCGATATCATTAAAAGTCTGGAACTAGACGTTTATGTAGATGATAAGCCGGCTGTTTTAAATACATTGGCGGGAAGTACAACAAAAGTTATTGTAAAAAATCAGTCGTACAATCAGGCGGTAGATTATACTCGTCTGACAAGTTGGAATGAATTTAATAAACTGATCGGTTATGCCTTGGTGTAA
- a CDS encoding transcriptional regulator, whose product MITQQHYEASVHYNGIILLSAYLQRQYVYRTIQVRLNGASEEPLNKVKNMLEHTELMINIFEESKDLMDGQRNKLKSFADEVALLMQNYIKEDPDFKERLAVVGSTLYSEQLMNNGIIKLGYIFKQNIGKDFPARVKFYEERTKVIDVMVQLVSEGKEIEKGMQDILNKWYDGIANQKKGIMEDLSKINEMLDFKAE is encoded by the coding sequence ATGATAACACAACAACATTACGAAGCAAGCGTTCATTACAATGGGATTATATTACTGTCGGCTTACTTACAACGCCAGTATGTATATCGTACAATTCAAGTTCGTCTAAACGGAGCTAGTGAAGAACCGTTAAATAAAGTGAAAAATATGCTTGAACATACAGAGCTGATGATTAATATTTTTGAGGAATCAAAAGATCTGATGGATGGCCAGCGCAACAAACTTAAATCATTTGCTGATGAGGTAGCCCTTTTGATGCAAAATTATATTAAAGAAGATCCGGATTTTAAAGAGCGTCTAGCAGTTGTCGGCTCAACACTTTACTCGGAGCAGCTGATGAATAACGGAATTATTAAACTCGGCTATATTTTCAAGCAAAACATCGGCAAAGATTTTCCGGCGCGCGTCAAGTTTTATGAAGAACGTACAAAAGTTATCGACGTGATGGTACAGCTCGTATCGGAAGGAAAAGAAATCGAAAAGGGCATGCAGGACATTTTAAATAAATGGTATGACGGTATTGCCAACCAGAAAAAAGGCATTATGGAAGATTTATCGAAAATCAACGAAATGCTTGATTTTAAAGCAGAGTAA
- a CDS encoding nucleotide excision repair endonuclease, protein MIKIEMPKPDLVIRQREQVLKPGDVEITPYFGFIDFHKITRDKGGIFFFYNEKNELLFVGKARKIRQRIKKHFEDNVSPMKNHRAEIHKIEVYEIEDPMEREIYETYAINQFQSKYNIDKVFFERA, encoded by the coding sequence TTGATTAAAATTGAAATGCCAAAACCAGATTTAGTAATTCGTCAACGCGAACAAGTGTTAAAACCAGGTGATGTGGAAATTACTCCATACTTCGGATTTATTGATTTCCATAAAATTACGCGTGATAAAGGCGGAATCTTCTTCTTCTACAATGAAAAGAACGAGCTTTTATTCGTAGGGAAAGCACGTAAAATCCGTCAGCGTATTAAAAAGCACTTTGAAGACAATGTATCTCCAATGAAAAACCACCGTGCTGAAATCCACAAAATTGAAGTATATGAAATTGAAGATCCAATGGAACGTGAAATTTACGAAACATATGCGATCAATCAATTCCAGTCAAAATACAATATCGATAAAGTATTTTTCGAACGCGCATAA
- a CDS encoding DMT family transporter yields MQKFKGELLMLITAVMWGSGFVGMAKGLEHWTVFQLMAGRFLLASIILSFIFYKKLKLISKSVVWKGAVLGAILFIAFALQTMGLEYTTASKNAFLTAINVIIVPIIAYVIYKRRIDRFEFIAAGVAVVGIGFLSLQDSLTINIGDFLSILCAVGFAFDIFYTNVFVKTEDALALTIVQFYTATVLSVVSVIILGEVPTTYTSEGLGIIVYLAIFCTAVAYVCQNIGMQYANPTKSAIILSTESLFGTMFSVLILNELLTGRMLVGCVLIFFAILFAEVKPTFRRKKSYV; encoded by the coding sequence ATGCAAAAATTTAAAGGTGAGCTGCTCATGCTCATCACCGCTGTTATGTGGGGAAGCGGTTTTGTAGGAATGGCAAAAGGGCTTGAACATTGGACTGTATTTCAATTGATGGCCGGAAGATTTTTATTGGCTTCTATTATTTTAAGTTTCATTTTCTATAAAAAATTAAAACTTATTTCAAAGTCAGTAGTATGGAAAGGTGCAGTTCTTGGTGCAATCTTATTTATCGCGTTTGCCTTACAGACAATGGGTTTGGAATATACAACTGCTTCTAAAAATGCATTCCTGACAGCGATTAATGTCATTATTGTTCCAATTATCGCTTATGTCATCTATAAAAGAAGAATTGACCGGTTCGAGTTTATCGCAGCTGGTGTGGCCGTTGTCGGAATCGGCTTTTTATCATTACAGGATTCGTTGACGATCAATATCGGCGACTTCTTATCGATTCTTTGTGCAGTCGGATTCGCTTTCGATATTTTTTACACTAATGTTTTTGTAAAAACGGAAGATGCTTTAGCGCTGACGATTGTTCAGTTTTATACAGCAACTGTCCTAAGTGTAGTAAGTGTCATCATACTCGGGGAAGTACCGACGACGTATACTTCAGAAGGTTTGGGAATCATCGTTTACTTGGCGATATTTTGTACTGCTGTTGCGTATGTATGCCAAAATATCGGAATGCAATATGCAAACCCGACGAAATCTGCCATTATATTATCGACCGAATCATTGTTCGGTACGATGTTCTCTGTGCTGATTTTAAACGAACTTCTGACAGGGCGAATGCTTGTTGGATGTGTCCTTATCTTCTTTGCGATATTGTTTGCAGAAGTCAAACCGACCTTTAGACGAAAGAAATCCTATGTTTAA
- a CDS encoding oxalate decarboxylase family bicupin: MSEPFEFKVSADKIPQPIREDGEGATDPGPRDILRALENPNMLVPPETDAGTVPNLRFSFSDTHMTLKYGGWSRQISMRELPVATTIAGVNMRLTPGGVRELHWHKEIEFCFMTVGSARITAVDQNGKNFIADVGVGDLWYFPPGIPHSIQGLEEGCEFLLMFDNGMFSDLDTFTISDWFAHTPKDVLSSNFGVPESAFRNIPKQEKYIYQGEVPGPIEEVAIPDPFGTRNFTHSLLGQEPILSPGGSVRIADSTNFPVAQEISVALVEILPGAMRELHWHPNNDEFQYFLSGQGRMTAYAANGVARTFDVRSGDVGYIPFCYGHYIQNTGNETLWYIEVFKSPNYADISLTQWMALVPKQIVSSNLNVGPELMDSLRKEKWAVVKFPGYTYQDFE, from the coding sequence TTGTCTGAACCATTTGAATTCAAGGTATCTGCAGACAAAATTCCACAACCGATTCGTGAAGACGGAGAAGGTGCTACTGATCCTGGGCCACGTGATATTTTACGCGCATTAGAAAACCCAAATATGCTTGTACCGCCGGAAACGGATGCGGGAACAGTCCCAAATCTACGCTTTTCTTTTTCCGATACACATATGACCTTAAAATACGGTGGCTGGTCGAGACAAATATCAATGCGTGAACTTCCTGTTGCTACGACGATTGCTGGCGTTAATATGCGTTTAACTCCCGGCGGCGTAAGAGAGCTACATTGGCATAAGGAAATAGAATTTTGTTTTATGACTGTTGGTAGTGCAAGAATTACAGCGGTCGATCAAAACGGAAAAAACTTTATTGCCGATGTAGGAGTTGGTGATTTATGGTACTTCCCTCCTGGTATTCCTCATTCCATTCAAGGACTTGAAGAGGGCTGTGAATTTTTATTAATGTTTGATAATGGTATGTTTTCAGATTTAGACACGTTCACAATTTCCGACTGGTTTGCACATACTCCTAAAGATGTACTATCATCTAATTTTGGTGTACCAGAAAGCGCTTTTCGAAACATTCCTAAGCAGGAAAAATACATTTATCAAGGAGAGGTTCCAGGTCCTATTGAGGAAGTGGCAATTCCAGATCCATTCGGTACAAGAAATTTTACACATAGTTTACTTGGTCAGGAGCCCATTCTTTCACCAGGAGGATCAGTGCGTATTGCAGATTCAACAAATTTCCCAGTGGCACAGGAAATTTCAGTAGCGCTCGTTGAAATTCTTCCAGGGGCAATGAGGGAATTACACTGGCATCCAAATAATGATGAATTTCAATATTTCTTATCTGGTCAAGGTCGTATGACAGCATACGCTGCTAACGGGGTTGCACGAACTTTCGATGTGAGGTCAGGAGATGTAGGCTATATCCCTTTTTGCTATGGACATTATATTCAAAACACAGGCAATGAAACCCTTTGGTATATAGAAGTATTTAAAAGTCCTAACTATGCGGATATTTCATTAACACAATGGATGGCGCTAGTTCCTAAACAAATCGTTAGTAGCAATTTAAATGTAGGACCTGAATTAATGGACTCGTTACGTAAAGAGAAATGGGCTGTTGTGAAATTCCCTGGGTATACTTATCAAGATTTTGAGTAG
- a CDS encoding alpha/beta fold hydrolase gives MLNYTRNGSGEVVVLVHGFLGSTAIFEKIMEPLTKQFDVIAIDLPGHGKSEMPEGEYTVYRYAEDIIDVLVAEKVEKAYWIGHSMGGYITLAAIEKQYSKIEKAVLLYSSDSSDTPEAIDKRTKQQEEIQEHGTGSFVDGIIHNFLAPDAKTEDVLFAKEVAYEAKEEGLVAALGAMKSRPNQRDLVDTLPIPILVIEGEQDKAVTPITTSNPNVEKVKTNTGHLGMVEDAQTVAREIIRFLNSEN, from the coding sequence ATGTTAAATTATACTCGAAATGGTTCAGGAGAAGTTGTCGTATTAGTACATGGATTTTTAGGGAGTACAGCAATATTTGAAAAAATTATGGAACCATTAACAAAACAATTCGACGTAATCGCAATCGATTTGCCAGGGCACGGTAAAAGTGAAATGCCTGAAGGGGAATATACAGTTTATCGCTATGCCGAGGATATTATCGATGTATTAGTAGCTGAAAAAGTTGAAAAGGCCTATTGGATCGGGCATTCGATGGGTGGCTATATTACATTAGCTGCAATCGAGAAACAATATTCTAAAATCGAAAAGGCTGTCTTGCTGTATTCATCCGACTCATCGGACACACCGGAAGCAATCGATAAGAGGACGAAGCAACAAGAAGAGATTCAGGAACATGGAACTGGATCGTTCGTCGACGGAATTATTCATAATTTCCTTGCGCCTGATGCAAAAACGGAAGATGTCCTGTTTGCAAAAGAAGTTGCCTATGAAGCAAAGGAAGAAGGGCTCGTTGCGGCACTTGGTGCAATGAAGTCACGTCCAAACCAACGTGATCTTGTCGATACGTTACCAATCCCAATTCTTGTAATTGAAGGAGAACAGGACAAAGCGGTTACACCGATTACGACATCGAACCCGAATGTGGAAAAAGTAAAAACAAATACAGGGCATCTCGGTATGGTGGAAGATGCTCAAACAGTAGCAAGAGAAATCATCCGATTCTTAAACAGCGAAAACTAA
- a CDS encoding TetR/AcrR family transcriptional regulator, with protein MTRKQLIIDSALHLFAEKGIEATSVQQITDHCGISKGAFYLSFKSKDELVFSIIEHFMNNIIREVDQAVSEGQTPSEKLHIYFVQTMKVLSQYAGFADILMKENVSAINKALIERIHYYVELSNKNLEKLLFEVFGDQIEGRQYDLVVIINGMVQSYMQYLFDSCQPFDSGEFADSLVEKTTLLATKSKIALLQHPSQFYKRIENYSSEHLMEDLLSLQQQTTNNLELDSIQLLIEELKSENPRNAIIIGLVANLEKNECFNWITLYLKKQYS; from the coding sequence ATGACAAGAAAACAATTGATCATTGATTCTGCACTTCATTTATTTGCTGAAAAAGGGATCGAAGCTACGTCAGTACAGCAAATTACCGACCATTGCGGCATTTCCAAAGGTGCATTTTATTTATCCTTCAAATCGAAAGATGAGCTCGTTTTTTCTATAATTGAACATTTTATGAACAATATAATACGGGAAGTTGACCAAGCAGTCAGTGAAGGACAAACCCCTTCAGAAAAGCTCCATATCTACTTTGTTCAGACAATGAAAGTGTTATCACAATATGCGGGGTTTGCGGATATTTTGATGAAGGAAAATGTTTCTGCCATCAATAAAGCATTAATTGAACGAATTCATTATTATGTAGAGCTTTCCAATAAAAATTTGGAGAAGCTGTTATTCGAAGTATTTGGCGACCAAATCGAAGGAAGACAATATGATTTAGTCGTTATTATAAACGGGATGGTTCAATCGTATATGCAGTATCTTTTCGATTCATGCCAGCCATTCGATTCGGGGGAATTTGCGGATTCACTCGTTGAAAAGACGACTTTATTAGCAACGAAAAGCAAAATCGCTCTGCTGCAACACCCTTCGCAGTTTTACAAACGGATCGAAAATTATTCGAGTGAACATTTAATGGAAGATCTGTTGTCACTTCAACAACAGACAACGAACAATTTAGAACTCGATTCCATACAGTTATTAATAGAAGAACTGAAAAGTGAAAATCCAAGAAATGCGATCATTATTGGACTTGTCGCCAATTTAGAGAAAAACGAATGCTTTAATTGGATTACATTATATTTGAAAAAGCAGTACAGTTAA
- a CDS encoding efflux RND transporter permease subunit, whose translation MKGLVNFVLKNKLAVWLLTIIIVFSGIYSSTRMKMESIPDISIPFLIVMGVYPGATPEQVMDDLSIPYEKAVESLEDVKAVYSTSSSNVSQVQVEYEYGVDMDEKKRQLQAALDNIELPEGAQEPSIMAISMNMMPVIALSVSSSEEDIVELTSTVEKTILPKLNKIDGVASATVTGQHLEEVAFTYDEEKMAQLGLTEESVKQMIQASDLAVSLGLYEFEDGEQAVAVDGKFKTEEQLKEMLIPVTPSETNPVPFVKLGDIAEIEKVGKVQSVSRTNGKDAIAIQIVKGQDANTVTVANAVKDLIEEEQEAISGLKIDISLDQGKPIEDSVFTMVEKAVFGGLIAVLIILLFLRDFKSTIISIISIPVSVFMALMALHWLDITLNIMTLGAITVAIGRVIDDSIVVVENIYRRMHLREEKLQGRALIREATIEMFKPIMSSTLVTIAVFAPLVFVGGMVGELFVPFALTMSFALIASLIVAITIVPALSHTLFRKKIYGEKSESQHKEVGKLAVAYRNFLEKSLNHKWISSIIAVVLLVGSLALTPLIGFSFMGSQEEKVMYLTYTPGTGELMDETLENIEEVEKELMKRKDIDILQLSVNTEPSTDAAAMMTGGGAGGGLIYAIFDPDMEDFPKAKKEVEDYIFNIGQSGEWKTQNFAMGMSSNEVSYTLYSEDLDKLNEAVAQVEDVLVDVKGLDEIESNASAPYVENVIKVDQENVLQYGLTTAQILMALQTNSAKEVLTTVESDGADINVVVQREAKSAAADIDELLETPIQTATGQTMTIGDIVELEEGTTLNSLSRQKGEYFATVSATITDKDISKATSAADEKIADLDLPKGVTTGVGGVAADMTETFTQLGVAMIAAIAIVYFILVVTFGEGLAPFAILFSLPFTVIGSWIGLFATGLTISVSVMMGLLMLIGIVVTNAIVLVDRIIRMEHEGMNMREAILEAGATRLRPILMTAIATIGAMLPMAFGGAGGGLISQDLAVTVIGGLLSSTLLTLIIVPIVYEVLSKMLKKNRKDVKDN comes from the coding sequence GTGAAAGGCTTAGTTAATTTCGTATTAAAAAATAAGCTTGCCGTATGGTTACTAACAATCATAATCGTGTTTTCCGGTATTTATTCATCCACACGTATGAAAATGGAGTCGATTCCAGATATTTCGATCCCATTCTTAATCGTTATGGGTGTTTATCCTGGTGCAACACCAGAGCAAGTAATGGATGATCTTTCAATTCCTTATGAAAAAGCAGTTGAAAGTTTAGAAGATGTAAAGGCTGTATATTCTACATCTTCATCAAATGTTTCACAAGTTCAGGTGGAATATGAGTATGGCGTGGATATGGATGAAAAGAAACGTCAATTACAAGCTGCTTTAGATAATATTGAGCTTCCAGAAGGTGCACAAGAGCCTTCAATTATGGCAATCAGTATGAACATGATGCCTGTTATTGCATTATCAGTAAGTAGTTCGGAAGAAGATATTGTTGAACTGACATCAACAGTAGAGAAAACGATTCTACCAAAACTAAACAAAATTGACGGTGTTGCATCTGCGACAGTTACAGGTCAACATTTAGAAGAAGTAGCCTTCACATATGATGAAGAAAAGATGGCACAACTTGGTTTGACGGAAGAGTCTGTTAAGCAAATGATCCAGGCAAGTGACCTTGCAGTCTCGTTAGGATTATACGAGTTTGAAGATGGCGAGCAAGCTGTTGCAGTTGACGGCAAGTTCAAAACAGAAGAACAGTTAAAGGAAATGCTGATTCCTGTTACACCTTCTGAAACAAACCCGGTACCTTTTGTGAAACTAGGGGATATTGCTGAAATCGAAAAAGTAGGTAAAGTGCAATCCGTATCTCGTACGAATGGTAAAGATGCGATTGCAATTCAAATTGTAAAAGGTCAGGATGCCAATACGGTTACTGTAGCAAATGCAGTAAAAGATTTAATTGAAGAAGAGCAGGAAGCCATTTCTGGTCTTAAAATCGATATTTCTTTAGACCAAGGGAAACCAATTGAAGATTCTGTCTTTACCATGGTTGAAAAAGCGGTGTTTGGTGGTTTAATCGCAGTATTGATTATCCTATTATTCCTACGTGACTTTAAATCAACAATCATCTCAATCATCTCCATTCCAGTGTCAGTATTCATGGCATTAATGGCATTGCATTGGTTGGATATTACATTGAATATTATGACGCTTGGAGCGATTACTGTTGCGATCGGACGGGTAATTGATGACTCGATTGTAGTAGTAGAAAATATTTATCGTCGTATGCACTTGAGAGAAGAGAAATTACAAGGCCGTGCGTTAATTCGGGAAGCAACAATTGAAATGTTCAAGCCGATCATGTCTTCAACATTAGTAACAATTGCGGTGTTCGCACCACTTGTATTTGTAGGCGGTATGGTAGGAGAATTATTCGTACCATTCGCATTAACAATGTCATTTGCATTAATCGCATCATTAATCGTAGCGATTACAATCGTACCAGCACTTTCACACACATTATTCCGTAAGAAAATTTACGGTGAAAAATCTGAAAGTCAGCATAAAGAAGTTGGTAAGCTTGCAGTAGCATACCGTAATTTCTTGGAGAAATCATTAAACCATAAATGGATTTCATCAATTATTGCGGTTGTTCTATTAGTCGGTTCACTAGCGTTAACACCATTAATCGGCTTTAGTTTCATGGGCTCTCAAGAAGAGAAAGTGATGTATTTAACATACACACCAGGTACTGGCGAATTGATGGATGAAACACTTGAAAACATTGAAGAAGTAGAGAAAGAATTAATGAAGCGTAAAGACATCGATATTTTACAATTATCGGTGAACACTGAACCTTCTACTGATGCTGCTGCAATGATGACTGGCGGCGGTGCAGGCGGTGGTTTAATCTATGCGATTTTCGATCCGGATATGGAAGATTTCCCGAAAGCTAAAAAAGAAGTAGAAGACTATATCTTTAACATTGGTCAATCAGGCGAGTGGAAAACTCAGAACTTCGCGATGGGTATGTCATCAAATGAAGTGAGCTACACACTATACAGTGAAGATTTAGATAAGCTAAACGAAGCTGTTGCTCAAGTGGAAGATGTTCTAGTTGATGTTAAAGGACTTGATGAAATTGAGTCTAATGCTTCTGCACCATATGTAGAAAATGTAATTAAAGTAGATCAGGAAAATGTATTACAATACGGTCTGACTACTGCTCAAATTTTAATGGCTTTACAAACAAATTCAGCTAAAGAAGTGCTGACAACTGTCGAAAGTGACGGCGCTGATATTAATGTAGTTGTTCAACGTGAAGCAAAATCTGCAGCAGCAGATATTGATGAATTATTAGAAACACCGATTCAAACGGCAACTGGTCAGACAATGACAATTGGTGACATTGTTGAACTTGAAGAAGGCACAACTTTAAATTCATTATCTCGTCAAAAAGGTGAATACTTTGCGACAGTATCTGCAACGATTACAGATAAAGATATTTCAAAAGCAACATCTGCAGCAGATGAAAAAATTGCTGATTTAGATTTACCGAAAGGCGTTACAACTGGTGTAGGTGGTGTTGCGGCAGATATGACTGAAACATTTACTCAACTAGGTGTTGCAATGATTGCAGCTATTGCGATTGTTTACTTCATCTTAGTAGTAACATTCGGTGAAGGTTTAGCACCATTTGCGATTTTATTCTCATTACCATTTACTGTTATCGGTTCATGGATTGGATTATTCGCAACAGGTCTTACAATTTCCGTTTCAGTTATGATGGGATTACTGATGTTAATCGGTATTGTAGTCACAAACGCAATCGTACTTGTTGACCGTATTATCCGTATGGAGCATGAAGGTATGAACATGCGTGAAGCGATACTTGAAGCCGGTGCAACTCGTTTACGTCCGATCTTAATGACGGCGATTGCAACAATTGGTGCAATGTTACCAATGGCATTCGGTGGAGCTGGCGGCGGTCTGATTTCTCAAGACCTTGCTGTAACAGTAATTGGTGGTTTATTATCATCAACATTATTAACATTAATCATCGTACCGATTGTGTATGAAGTATTATCAAAAATGCTGAAGAAAAATCGTAAAGATGTAAAAGATAATTAA
- a CDS encoding M14 family zinc carboxypeptidase has protein sequence MKRLILLSLVVAAIFSFNMISAEAASDTIGLGKYPVQVVAKKNTELKDEQGKFIKTVAKGDKLLLQAIKGKSGVIKYSSKSAYISLTDVHYIQLVDGAKTIPYDEVAAKLKLVSAMYPSLTKLQEIGKSVEGRPLYSLKVGTGDKEILLDASFHGREHMTANVLMEMIDTYVKAYVNGTKIEKYDVKKLLSEVSIVFVPMVNPDGVTLSQGGKVKTSMIKLKAMNNNSTNFNRWKANINGVDLNRQFNVNWHLIKKTKPSFKEYKGKAPNTEPEALAIKRLIDRGNHLAYVSYHSSGQIIYWSQTKTKFSRTKKLVKGVSNITGYKLMPVTKKNEPIAASEDYFTKVKDRPAMTVEIAPFAGEASVPLKRWNNVWKQNKTVGLYVANEARNW, from the coding sequence ATGAAAAGGTTAATATTGTTAAGTCTAGTAGTTGCAGCGATTTTCAGCTTTAATATGATTTCTGCCGAAGCCGCTTCAGACACAATCGGGCTTGGCAAATATCCTGTGCAAGTAGTTGCGAAGAAGAATACGGAACTGAAAGATGAACAGGGCAAGTTCATAAAAACTGTTGCAAAAGGAGACAAACTATTACTGCAAGCGATAAAAGGGAAGTCCGGAGTAATCAAATATTCTTCCAAATCAGCTTACATTTCTTTAACCGACGTTCATTATATCCAATTAGTTGATGGTGCGAAAACAATTCCCTATGACGAAGTGGCAGCAAAGCTAAAGCTTGTTTCAGCAATGTATCCGTCACTGACGAAATTGCAGGAAATCGGAAAATCGGTTGAGGGACGACCATTATATTCATTAAAAGTTGGAACAGGTGACAAGGAAATATTACTGGATGCGTCTTTCCACGGACGGGAACATATGACGGCAAATGTGTTGATGGAAATGATCGATACGTATGTTAAGGCATATGTAAACGGAACGAAAATTGAAAAATACGATGTAAAGAAACTATTAAGTGAAGTGAGCATCGTATTTGTGCCAATGGTGAATCCGGATGGAGTAACACTTTCACAAGGCGGCAAAGTAAAAACATCGATGATAAAACTAAAAGCGATGAACAACAACAGCACCAATTTTAATCGCTGGAAAGCAAACATTAACGGTGTCGATTTGAATCGTCAATTTAATGTAAACTGGCATTTAATTAAAAAGACAAAGCCTTCATTCAAAGAATATAAAGGAAAAGCGCCAAATACAGAACCGGAAGCGCTCGCAATCAAACGACTGATCGATCGCGGTAATCATTTAGCGTATGTTTCATATCATTCTTCCGGACAGATTATTTATTGGAGCCAAACGAAAACAAAATTCAGCCGAACGAAAAAGTTGGTAAAAGGGGTATCGAACATTACCGGTTATAAGTTGATGCCTGTAACCAAAAAAAATGAACCGATTGCGGCATCTGAAGATTACTTTACAAAAGTAAAAGACCGCCCTGCGATGACGGTCGAAATCGCACCATTTGCAGGGGAAGCATCAGTTCCGTTGAAACGTTGGAATAATGTTTGGAAGCAAAATAAAACAGTCGGACTGTATGTAGCCAATGAAGCGCGAAATTGGTAA